Part of the Schistocerca cancellata isolate TAMUIC-IGC-003103 chromosome 9, iqSchCanc2.1, whole genome shotgun sequence genome is shown below.
CGGTTGGTTTGTCACTAGCTCCGGCCCACTGCGTCCGCTTAATACCTGAGGgcgaagtactgtacagtggaATGAGAAAGACGTTTGTAAAATACTGTTTTGACATAGGTAACAATGTGTCATTGTGTCTTCACTGCGTCGAAGTGCGCGGTTTGTAACATGTAGCAGGTGCCATAGATCTctttgttttaaacattttcatgttgtggtttaaAAATGcggtgtaaatgaatgaaacgaatgaaTGTGTTATTAAGAAGTTGTGCAGTGCTATTGTACGTTATTCTTTTTGGGTTGTAAAGCTGTCAATGTTCAACTAAAGCACATTTGCAGGATCACGTATTTCAACATGACTTATACGATTACATTGTAAACTGAAAATCATTTCGTAATAATTCTTCAGTTGGTTAGTTTTATCCGTTTTGGTTTTTAGTCATTTATATAGCTGCAAAATATCAATACGAAATTGTTGTTAACATAATGTTGAACCTGTATCTGTGTGAAATTGGCATCTTAAGTGCATTACTTGCTATTTTTCGCGTAGCATAACATGTTTTCTCGAGCGAGATTTCAAAACACGCTGGGCAGATGTATCAAACTCCCCATTCCTCTTCCCTCACCTTCAACGTCCCACGAATAGCAGGGCTCTGATTGCCACTCCACTGTACAGCACTTCGCACCCGGACCTCAGTGGGACGGAGCGAGTGACATCCAATCGGTCTGCGCGGAAGTTTGAACACTGTATTTTCAGAAGTTCGTTAAGTGCATACTATCAgctttatggcccaaattttcacgCGGGATCCGCCTGTGGGGCTGATATCCTgcttttttcttcttaaaatatgaTGTCTAGTTCGCGGTGTTTCATTGCACGGCGGAGCGCTGAAGATCAGAAGTTCACAGCATGTTTTTATTTACTGATGCGGCATTATTCGCACAGATTGGGATAATAACTTACGACAATAACCACGTGTGGGCAGATGCAAATCATCGAGTGATCACGGAAGCAAGCATGTGTTTCGCTTTAGTAACAATGCGTGGGTAGACAATGCCTAACGAGAGTAGGCAGTAGCACTCAGGATCAACAGCGTCTGGTGATGGAAATTCGGGTATGGCAGTAGCCCATAGAACAAGAAAGGTTGGATGAACTCTTAAAGGTCGTCAGGTGTATCGTGTGATACAAGAATAAATATAGAGACTAAAGGAATGATGTATAAGTCAGCAGTGAAATCTGGAATGCTGTACGGACCAGAGAACATGTGCACGAACTAAGGAACATTTGTAAGGCAATGAGTGTGGCTGAAATGAGAGTGTGAAGAAGAAATTGTGGCGTCATCAGAGCCCATAAGATTAGAAACAAGAGAATAAGAGGCAACGTTAAGTGACGAAGATGGTATGGACACGTCATGAGAAGGAGCGACACCTGCATTGGCAAGAGAACGGTAGAAGTGGTAGTGGGAGGTGGCAGATGAAGGGGAAAAGCAAGAAAAAGATAGATGGACTACGTACAGGAGGACTTGAGGGAAAGTGAAAGGAAGTGTGGAACCgaggagaatggaaaagacttGTCAAGAGCGTCGGCTCCACATGAGTGGGAAAAGACGAAGAAAACGGAGAAGTGTGGGCGGAATTGTAGGCGACAGAGTCATAGGTCCACACATTTCACCAGAAAAACTAACAGGTGACGATCACTAGTATCTATGTGCTGTATTGGAAACATGCAACCTTGATGAAAgacaactaaaatggttcaaatgggtctgaacactatgggactttacttctgaggtcatcagtcccctagaacttagaactacgtaaacctaactaacctaaggaaatcacacacatccatgccagaggaaggatgcgaacctgcgactgaagcggtcgcgcggttccagactgtagcgcctagaaccgctcggcgactccggccggcaaagacaaCTACAAAAGTACCCAGTACATAGGTTTAATGAGCGAGGTTCAGTAACATAGCTTCCCCGTTCACTTGACCTTAATCCCTTTGATGTTTGGCAATGAGGATGtttaaagacattggtgtattccaCACTCATCGATAGAAGTGTTTGCCGCCACATGCATTTGACCAAGTCTAGGGGCTGTCCGGTATAGTTGCACGTGTTTGTGATTCTTagagaagggagatttaaggatAAGAAGTAATGGTGATTACATTGAGCAGATGCTGTTGTGACCACGGACAGATGGCTATTATAAGACAGGATGGCCCCTATCcgaacatttattttgttttctgacaCATGTTGTTTCTAGTTTAGACCAGTACTACGTACAGTAATAATTGGAGCCatgttatttttttatctttttgcaaTAGgcacacgggattagccgagcggtctcaggcgctgcagtcacggactgtgcggctggtcccggcggaggttcgagtcctccctcgggcatgggtgtgtgtgtttgtccgtgggataatttaggttaagtagtgtgtaagcttagggactgatgaccttagcagttaagtcccttaagactccacacacatttgaacatttttgatttttttattatgTCCGTAGCCACATCATGCAATAGTTCTGATCACATGTCTTCGAGTCATGTAAACACAACGGTTGGGGAAAATTCACCAGTCTTGCCAAATTCGCTGGCCTACTGTTTCCGACAGCTGCCGTCAGCGACCGCATGTTCCTGTTCCACATTCGCCTCGGTGTCCGGTGCCTCCTGAGTACAGCGGGACGGGCCGGTCGCCTCAGAAGTGCAGGGGCCGGATGACGCAGCAGGCGAGGCGCGCGCCCGCGTTGCCGGTGCGCAGCGACTCGTCGTTGCCGCCCTTGCCCAGGTCGTCCTCCTTCTGGTGGACTACGACGGCGCGGCCCACGGCGTAGTACTTGCTCTCGGGCACCAGCGACAGCCGGTCGCTCAGCACCGCGAAGTCCGCCACGCCAGTGGGGCCCGCCTCGATGTTGCCCAGGTCTCCCGCGTGACGCTTCTCATCGTGAGGGCCGCCGTGAGTAGACTGCCGAGCAGAGAAAAGAAAACAGGCTCAGGCGCACCAACATACAAGGTGGTACAACTACAGCACAAATCATGCTTCACAATTTAAAGAAGGCAGActggaatataccgggtgatcaaaaagtataaatttgaaaacttaacaaaccacggaataatgtaaatagagaggtaaaaattgacacacatgcttggaatgacatggggttttactagaaccaaaaaaaaaaaaaacaaagtccacaaaatgtccgacagatggagctggaCAGCAATACGTCAGTGACTAcgtatgacaatcgtgtataaaaggagctgtaatgagagagagaatcagatgcgccagcagtcgcagcatattgacattacctgaaaaggcgcttttagtgaagctgtattatcagaatggggaatgtgctagttcagcgttacgatcctatcgccactggaaaggggattcgaacgggtaaaggtccgttgacaaatgcagcggtGGCGAgagtgatttcgaagttcgaaaccacgggttgtttagacgatagaccccatagtggccgaccgagcacaaggtgtaatgctgctgggacagttcaggaagaaatggagactgtagcgggttcctctatgcacggggaagtcagtgctcgtgcagtcgcacgtcgcaccggcgttccatacactactgtttggttgccacttaggcgtaccctccgattctatccgtacaaaatccatcggcatcatgaactgttacctggcgatttagtgaagcggagggcatttgcgctgTGGGCGTTtctaaagatggcggaagatgacgattggttgagtaacgtgttgtggaccgacgaagctcatttcacgctccgtggGTCTGTCAAcgaccacaactgcagaatttgggctaccgaaatcctagaactgtcgtggaaactccattgcacgacgagaaagtcacggtatgggttggatttaccacatctaccgttagcGGGCctcttttcttcgaggaaatgcgtgattctggttttgtaactgctaccgtgacgggtgagaggtacgccgatatgttacagaatcgcatcatccccagcctggctgataaacacctgctggaacgtacgatgtttatgcaggatggcgctccaccccatattgctagacaggtctcttgcgcgcgtcgtttggtgaggatcgtgtgctcagccgcaacgttcgtcatgcttggcctcccaggtccccagacctcagtccgtgcgattattggctttggggttacctgaagttgcaagtgtatcgtgatctaccaacatctctagggatgctgaaagacaacatccgacgccaaagcctcaccataactccggacatgctttacagtgctcttcacaacattattcctcgactacaactattgttgaggaatgatggtggacatattgagcatttcctataaagaacatcatctttgctttgtcttactttgttatgctaattattactattctgatcagataaagcgccatctgtcggacatttttgtatttttttggttctaataaaaccccatgtcattccaagcatgtgtgtcaatttgtacctctctatctacattattccgtgatttattcagttttcaaatttatactgactttttgatcacccggtacactttGAAACGTACTGAGGCAAGGCCACCTGTAAATGTTACACCATTTTCAACAGTGTACTCGcagttgtttttctttattttattaataaattggATGTAAAATTCCTGTAATTGTGTTCTAGTAAGATAAATAGACGAGGgtaagtagaaatccttgggtaacagaacagatattgaGTATAATTGATGAAACAAGAcaatatgaaaatgcagcaaatgaagcaggcgaaaaggaatacgaacgactcaaaaatgagaccaACAGGAACTCCAAAACGGCCAAGcaaggatggctaaaggacaagtgTAAAGATGTAAAGGCATAcatcactaggagaaagatagataactgcttacaggaaaattaaagagatctttcgagataagaatatcaagagcgcaaatgggaaaccagtcctaggcaaagaggggaaagcagaaaggtggaaggagtatatagaggatctatacaagggcaatgtacttaaggacagtataatggaaatgcaggaggacgtagatgaagatgaaatgcgagatatgttAGTgcatgaagaatttaacagagcactgtgtggtgtcaccgctagacaccacacttgctaggtggtagcctttaaatcggccgcggtccgttggtatacgtcggacccgcgtgtcgccactatcagtgattgcagaccgagcgccgccacacggcaggtctggtgtagagagacttcctagcactcgctccagttgaacagccgactttgctagcgatggttcactgtctacaaaagctctcatttgcagagacgacagttttgcatagccttcagctacgtcatttgctacgacctagcaaggcgccatattcagttactataattactatcttcaagaatgtattctgaacagataatattgtgaatcatgtaccgtcaagagcgacgttcatcattaacggattaaagttaagtatcaaactaattacgtccgctttctgaattctcattccttgtcatgttccagacttcacgtcagtatagttcttccctcctcacgccagcctgcgtgagctaaaacgcgtgcatttcggcctccactcgtaacagggtgttggctcttctgctaacacaaaacactgaaagatctaagttttAAAAATGTCCCtggagacaaaattccattagaactactgatagccttgggagagccagccacgacaaaactctgccatctggtgaacaagatgtataacaggagaaataccctcagacttcaagaagaatgtaataattccaatctcaaagaaaacaggtgtcgacaggtgtgcaaattaccgaactatcagtttaatgaattatggctgcaaaatactaacgcgaattcttcacaaatgaatggaaaaactggtagaaaccgacctcggggaagatcagtttggattccgtagaaatattggaacacgcgaaggaatactgaccctacgacttatcttagaaaatagaataaggaaaggcaaacctacatttctagaatttgtagacttagagaaagctttcgacaacgttgactggaatactctctttcaaattcccatTGTGACGGCGGTAAattacagcgagcgaaaggctatttacaatttgtacagaaaccagatggcagttataaagagtcgaagaGCACGATAGGGAAGCCttgattgaaaagggagtgagacagggttgttgcctatccccgatgttattaaatctgtttattgagcaagcagtaaaggaaacaaaaggaaaatttggaataggaattaaagtccagggagaagaaataaaaactttgaggtttgccaatgacatcgtaattctgttagagacagcaaaggacgttagagggagaccatgagatgaatacactaagcagattcagaaggatgtaggctgcagtaggtactgggagatgaagaagcttgcacaggatagagtaacatggagagctgcataaaaccagtctctggactgaagaccacaacaacaagaaattgTTGGAATGAAGAGTTAGCTTTTTCTGTCTGAGGATAACATTTGTGATTTGGTATCTAAAAGATAGCTTTTACTATCTGTGAGGTATATCTTTGATTTGTTATCTAAAATCTTAAGGTTTGTTTCGCTCTGACGTTACGGAAATtaatctcagtagaagcagttcagttgaaactTATGGATTTCCGTTTTATGAGGTCCAGTTAAAAAAATAACTGGGATGACTTAATTTTATCCAGTGTTTGCAGTTTTCTTCCATGACTGTATTACTTTCTTAATAATAAAGAACAAACGCCTTCGGCTACAAGTCGTGATTATATTAAAATGCACGAAGCGTTTCGAGCCCTAGCggctcatcttcagatgctttgacagtctacatcaaCTTAACATTTCGTTTAATTCTGGGCATGGCAAGACTACATTTTTATATAACAAAATGCCACATTATGGAATATAAGTTTATGAAACTATGATAAATCGGAAAGTAACTTAGTGTTTGTAGTAGTAGGTGTATGGTtcttgagaatgttcatatacaaaTACACACACTTCGGAGTGATCTTTTTGCCATTTTTACTAGGTTACTTCTGTCTGTCTTTCCAGTccaaatttggtaattgattaTAACCAGTTTCCCACTGagctagaaacttgaaattttaaacatagctctgAACTTGATGGCAATGCAGTATTCCATCACTTTCTTCTGGGTCTGTTAGGTGGGAGTGGGGAAGGTGGTTGGAAAGTTTCGTAACTGTTTGCATCTAAACTGTCCtgtatggccggccagagtggccgaggggttctaggcgctacagtgtggaaccgcgcaaccgctatggtcgcaggttcgaattctgcctcgggcgtggatgtttgtgatgtccttaggttagttaggtttatctagttctaagttctaggggactgatgacctcagaagttaagtcccatagtgctcagagccatttgaaccatttgtcctgtaTGACCGGCGTATTGTGCTACTAATAAACTAGTATCAGAATGCATTTTAGGCAGTTACATGCAGATGGGCACCGCTgagcagagagaggagaggaggatgtgGATAATAAGAGGAGGTAgggtgagatggacagagacagggggagaaggagatggacggatataggtgggagaaggagatggatagatagAAAGGAGGACGAAATGGACAGGCAGAGACAAGGAGTTGAAAATGAACAGACAGGGGACGGAGAACTAGATGGCAGTGAGGAGGGGATAGgaagaaatgggcagagaaagaggGAGGAACAGGTAGCCAGAGAGAGGGCAGGTGGGAAGATGGCAAAGAGAGTGtgctgtgtgtttatgtgtgtgtgtgtgtgtgtgtgtgtgtgtgtgtgtgtgcactcagTAATCGATTGTATCCCCCATGTTTACGTCTCTGCCCCTATGCCGGTATACTGGAGGATGCCTGCCTGCAAGAGGGTGTGAAAGAAGCGGCGAACAGCGATATACAGGTGTATTTGGCAAGCAAAACAGAATTGACTTGACGGCAATAGTGTTGACAGTTAGAAGTCAGGGTTTAACTGATGATGTGAGAGCGCTGTATTGGGGCGAACAAAGCTGGAAGGTGGCGGCCTGGCCTGTGGAGTGTTATTGGCATATCACGTGGTTTCAGTTTAACTGTCAGCTTCTCGACCACAGGAGGAAGCAATCCTGCGCAGGGAATCGTTGCATGCCTATATTGTGAGCTGTATGGTGAGGTCTTTTGTAAGAGGCAGTAATTTTGTTGTTTACAGATGTGTGAGCCACTgcatcctggttcaaatggttcaaatggctctgagcactatgggacttaacatctgaggtcatcagtcccctagaacttagaactacttaaacctaagtaacctaaggacatcacacacatccatgcccgaggcaggattcgaacctgcgactgtagcggtcgcgcggttccagactcatgcattctggtTCCTTTCGGGTCTAGCTAGTATGTGGTTGTTccatcaattttccattgttagtaaATGTGCTCGTTTGTGTTTTTCAACCAGGCTGTAATTAGCCGATTTTCTTAACATATATGGCGAACGTGGATTATAATTTGATTTTTATTGCCTAATTCGCACGTTACTACGTAGCGTGGCTTGGTAGTTTGTGTGCACAAGTCTGTGCTTTCTGTCAACTTTTTCTGTAAAGTTAACTGTATCTCACTTGTCCGGCGCATATCCTACCAGCCCTGTTTTCTTCATTGGCGTTTTGCATTTTATTAGaactgtgtttgattctgcttacgGGTGACTGTTACAGGCCAGATTATCCGTTACTTAATATCTTATTTATTGAGTTCACGGACAAACTCGGAAATGGGCCGCCTGTGTACTTTGGTTGGTGTTGTAGCATTCACCAAATCATTTTCTATTTAAGTTCTTCATACATCTGTAGAAAACATATCTATTTTGGTAAGACAGCTGGTAAGCTGATTCTAGTAAATCCGCCTTATCTGTTATTAGCTGTTTACCGAATTGCCTGCCTGTTTCTAATTatcttgttgtttgtttgtttgccatTTTTGCCTGCTTGGCTTAACTCATTCCTTCTGTACATTTGCTCAGCTACTGTCGTTGTTTGCATAGGCCTATCTGTTATCTGTAAGATAAAATGTTCACATTGCTTTGGTGTTTTATATTCAGTTTTATGTGATACATATATGGGAATCTTTATATTCATAATTAATTTCCCTTATGATTTAATGAAACTGATTTCTTCCGAAACCTGCTTAAGTGAACTGAAGCAACACCGTCTAGAGTTGGGGGTTTAGTGTAAGTCCCACTTAATGTTTGGGTCGACCATTGTGCCGTAAAGCTCACTGCGTTTATAAGCCGTAACTTGTCTGCCTGTGGATTATATTCAGACGTAAGCTTAAGATCCCTCAAAATGGTTACTGTTTTGGGAGTCAGTTCTGATAGTAAAATTCACTACAGCACTCATCTAAAAGTCGTTCTGCTAATGTTCCATTTGTATCAAAGTAATAACTAACACCAAAAAAAACACTCCTGAGATAATTAACAAGAAAATGGACAGATTATTGTTTTCCTTCTAACCATAGTGTATGATAGAAAGCTATTAACTGTTTCAAAATGAGATTTGTAATGGTTAACTGCAAACAGTTTTGCTATGCTTCAGAATAAGATACAtttgtggaaataaaacaaagaattATATTCTTTAAATTTAATTCCTCTCATTTTTGGGCCTAATTAATTTTTATATTGACTGTAAATGCTACATGCAAGTGCAGtttttatttgttgtatatataaAGCAGAGTTTATGTCTGGGGTCTCCCACAAAATGCCTGGATCGTTTTCAACCAAATTTAGCACAGAAACAGCAAGCCTCACACGTATCAGCCCTATGGGGTTTGTAACTTAGTAGCTCCAATAGGAATGGAGATATGgggaaaaacgtgtttttttcggGCCGCTGGCATATACACtacctgcatgacaggcatgttctgTGGGAACAGTACCAGCCTGCCAAATCAACCAGCCCTTTAGGGCAGCCTATATGTCATGGGCAAGAAACAGTTTTCTGGACCCCAACATGTAGGGTGCTCTGCATGATaggcatgttgtgttggagtagtgtCAGCATGCTTCATTGGCCTGCTTTTCATGGTTACCTGTACATCTGGAGCAAACAAATAATTTTCAAGCCTCTGATGTGTGACGTGCCCTGCAAGGCAGGTATCTTGTGGGAGTActatcagcctgctttattgaactgtattgcaggggctacgTGTGCACATGAGCATGGCTGTGGTCAGGTAGAGCTAGATAGAGGAGGGGCTGGACAGAGTGAGGGTTAGAagaaaatggacagaaagaggagagGAGTGGTAGATGctcgaggcaggtggaaggtgtatgACAGTATTGGGCAGGTGGAAAAGAAAGAGGGGTAgtgggagatggaaagagagagggagaggaggatatTGTCAGGGGGAGTGGGAGGAAAATATGGTGAGAGAGATAGGGTGGAGGCAATGGACACAGAGGGTGGGGAGCATGAGACAGATAGGTGTAGGTGGGAAGATGAGGTGAACAGAAAGAtagaggaggaggtagacagacagagagaggaagacagagacggaAAGACGTGTActcagagagaggagaggagaagacgtGTTCAATTTATGCGTTGAGCGGATACGTTGGCGAAACCGTAGGGGAATAGTGTTTAATAAACGTGATTAAAGTAGAGTAGCATTCTAGAGTTCCGCTGTGCTGTAGATCCTCTACTACAAAAAGGAGCTCCCCAAAGTGGACGTAAAAATGGCGTCGCCGTAAGGTTTTGCGCACTCACGTTGTCGGGGTTGAAGTGCGGCCCGGCGTCGGCGCAGTCGTTGCCCAGCTTGCCCTCTCGGTGCACGTGGAAGCCGTGCAGCCCCGGCTCCAGGCCGCTCACCACCCCGGACACCACCACCGGCTCGTGCGGGCTGCCCTGGAACAGCCGCACCTCGCCCGACACTGGCGGGTGCGCGCGCACCTCGTCTCAGCTGCGGTACTCTCACCGAGGCGCGTAGCACGTAGCTCGATCAAAACACTCGTGGAAAGAGACACTGGGGACGTGATATGAGCGGGTAGTGATCCTCTCTTTCA
Proteins encoded:
- the LOC126100182 gene encoding superoxide dismutase [Cu-Zn]-like encodes the protein MAAYGCAMGLLLLLVACGGNPLYDYQPFVGYHYPDLTTGAAGGGYYYNPPVAAPSAVATGFFPQHVPAFTLTQVSRSAICTLVNTSMSEVSGEVRLFQGSPHEPVVVSGVVSGLEPGLHGFHVHREGKLGNDCADAGPHFNPDNSTHGGPHDEKRHAGDLGNIEAGPTGVADFAVLSDRLSLVPESKYYAVGRAVVVHQKEDDLGKGGNDESLRTGNAGARLACCVIRPLHF